The Candidatus Methylomirabilota bacterium sequence CACCCCGGAGATGGCGCCGCTGGCCCCCACCATGGGGATCTTCGACGCGGGGTTCATGACGGTCTGGGCCAGCGCCGCGGCCACGCCGCAGAAGAGATAGAAGAGGAGGAAGCGCCCGTGTCCCAGCGTGTCCTCCACGTTGTTGCCGAAGATCCACAGGTAGAGCATGTTGCCGGCGATGTGGAAGAGACCGCCGTGGAGGAACATCGACGTGAAGATCGTCAGGGCCGGGTGCGGGAACTCGGCCGGCGCCCGGCAGGCGCCGGTGAGCCGGCAGGGGATGGCGCCGAACTCGAAGACGAGCTCCTGCGCCGCCTGGAGCGCGCGAGGATCACCGCTCATCTCGAGCGACGCCTGGTAGAGGAACGCCACGACGTTGGCGGCGATCAGGCCCACCGTCATGAACGGCACCGTCCGGCTCGGGACGTCGTCCTTGAGCGGCAGCATCAGCGAGGCTCCAGCACAACCGTGGTGGGCCGCCTGAGATACCGCCCCGCGACCGCCCTGACATCCGCGGCGGTCACCGTCTCCACCGCGCGCGCGTAGCGCTCGGGGAAGTCCCACCCCGCCCCGACAATCTC is a genomic window containing:
- a CDS encoding rhomboid family intramembrane serine protease — translated: MLPLKDDVPSRTVPFMTVGLIAANVVAFLYQASLEMSGDPRALQAAQELVFEFGAIPCRLTGACRAPAEFPHPALTIFTSMFLHGGLFHIAGNMLYLWIFGNNVEDTLGHGRFLLFYLFCGVAAALAQTVMNPASKIPMVGASGAISGVLGAYLLLFPYARVLTLITFGFFIRFVHIPAVIVLGFWIVVQFLNGILTVSLAGPEAGGGVAWFAHIGGFLAGMAVVFLLRLWRPTRL